A genomic region of Candidatus Marimicrobium litorale contains the following coding sequences:
- a CDS encoding cbb3-type cytochrome c oxidase subunit I gives MNPDGSVAGLFGRLSWESIPIFLAIQNPTTNEIIAASAGMIVLVGITVVVGLITYFKWWGVLWSEWLTSADHKKIGIMYVVLALVMMARGVLEGAIMMAQHAFGLDGGFLAADHFAQLFSTHGTIMIFFVAMPLIAGIINYILPLQIGARDVSFPVMNQISLGLTAAGAALVMISLVVGEFSTGGWQGTPPYTGMAFNPGTGPDYWIWSVGIAGLGSTMTGINFAVTIYKERAPGMDLFRMPLFSWTVLCTAIIMIFAMPPLTVATATLALDRYLDFHFFTNDLGGNMMNYVNLFWLFGHPEVYLLILPAYGIFSELVSTFSAKRLYGYSSLVYATMVIAVLSFTVWLHHFFTMGQGANVNIAFGIASMCIAVPTGVKIYDWMATMYRGRIRMSVPMIYVTGFFMLFTVGGITGVMLANPTISFQVHNTLFLVAHFHNVIIPGVLFGLLAGVNYWFPKVFGYRLNENWGRVAALFWVFGFAFTFLPLYAVGLMGMPRRSVTYADPTFEPILMVSLFGATLVVCGLGCVLAQFWISYRDRESTRVPVGDPWDGRTLEWSMSAPPPEYNFAILPQVTDRDHFAMAKERGEAYPEPEPESYEDIVLPKNTSIGIIFCIAATTLSLGMVWYIWWLALISVAVIPLALIVRSFYLDTEQVIPASEIEKEHRQWLAEVKSAQAVTRDLEHSPMNKGLAKLESVEAAS, from the coding sequence ATGAATCCAGACGGCTCTGTTGCCGGGTTGTTCGGGAGGTTATCCTGGGAATCCATACCTATCTTTCTGGCAATCCAGAATCCGACGACCAATGAAATCATTGCGGCTAGCGCCGGGATGATTGTTCTTGTGGGCATTACTGTCGTTGTTGGACTAATAACCTACTTTAAGTGGTGGGGTGTGCTTTGGAGTGAATGGCTGACTAGCGCAGACCACAAGAAGATTGGCATTATGTATGTTGTGCTTGCCTTGGTGATGATGGCGCGCGGTGTGCTTGAAGGCGCAATTATGATGGCCCAACATGCATTCGGCCTGGATGGCGGATTTTTAGCCGCTGATCATTTTGCACAGCTGTTTAGCACGCATGGCACGATCATGATTTTCTTCGTAGCAATGCCTTTAATTGCCGGCATTATCAACTACATCTTGCCACTACAGATTGGCGCCCGCGACGTGTCTTTCCCCGTCATGAACCAAATCAGCCTGGGGTTGACGGCCGCCGGCGCCGCGCTTGTCATGATCTCTTTGGTAGTAGGTGAGTTTTCCACGGGCGGTTGGCAGGGTACTCCGCCCTACACCGGCATGGCTTTCAATCCAGGTACGGGGCCTGACTACTGGATTTGGTCTGTCGGTATCGCTGGGCTGGGCTCTACCATGACGGGCATTAATTTCGCCGTTACCATCTACAAAGAGCGTGCTCCGGGCATGGATCTTTTTCGTATGCCGTTGTTCTCGTGGACAGTCCTGTGTACGGCAATCATTATGATTTTCGCCATGCCTCCACTCACGGTGGCCACAGCGACTCTGGCACTTGACCGATATCTGGATTTCCATTTTTTCACCAATGATCTCGGCGGTAATATGATGAACTACGTCAACCTCTTCTGGTTGTTCGGTCATCCGGAAGTATATCTTTTGATTCTACCTGCCTATGGCATCTTCTCTGAGCTGGTGTCTACCTTCTCTGCGAAACGGCTCTATGGGTATTCATCGTTGGTCTACGCCACGATGGTAATCGCAGTACTCAGCTTTACGGTGTGGCTGCACCATTTCTTCACCATGGGTCAGGGAGCAAACGTAAATATTGCATTCGGCATCGCCTCAATGTGTATCGCTGTGCCTACCGGCGTCAAAATATATGACTGGATGGCGACTATGTATCGAGGGCGCATCCGCATGTCTGTTCCCATGATTTATGTGACCGGGTTTTTCATGCTGTTTACGGTGGGCGGTATTACCGGTGTAATGTTAGCGAATCCAACCATCTCATTTCAGGTGCATAACACCCTGTTTCTTGTTGCACATTTTCACAACGTAATTATTCCGGGTGTCCTTTTTGGCCTTTTGGCGGGCGTAAATTACTGGTTTCCGAAAGTATTTGGCTATCGACTCAATGAAAATTGGGGCCGGGTCGCCGCGCTATTCTGGGTATTTGGATTCGCATTTACGTTCTTGCCTTTGTATGCAGTGGGACTCATGGGTATGCCGCGACGGTCAGTGACCTATGCCGATCCTACATTTGAGCCGATCCTCATGGTGTCTTTGTTCGGCGCGACATTGGTTGTTTGTGGATTGGGCTGCGTATTGGCGCAATTTTGGATCAGCTATCGTGATCGCGAGTCGACGAGAGTGCCCGTGGGTGACCCTTGGGATGGTCGTACGCTGGAGTGGTCGATGTCAGCCCCTCCGCCAGAATATAATTTTGCGATTCTGCCGCAGGTTACTGACCGGGATCATTTTGCAATGGCGAAGGAACGCGGTGAGGCGTATCCAGAGCCAGAGCCGGAGTCCTATGAAGATATTGTACTGCCGAAGAATACGTCGATAGGCATAATATTTTGCATTGCCGCTACCACGCTTAGTCTGGGTATGGTCTGGTATATATGGTGGCTGGCGCTTATTTCTGTTGCTGTCATTCCGTTAGCTTTAATTGTGCGGAGCTTTTATCTCGATACCGAGCAGGTGATACCTGCCTCCGAGATTGAGAAGGAGCATCGGCAGTGGTTGGCGGAGGTAAAGTCGGCGCAAGCAGTAACCCGTGATCTTGAGCATAGCCCAATGAATAAGGGGCTTGCCAAGCTTGAGTCGGTGGAGGCCGCGTCATGA
- a CDS encoding cytochrome c oxidase subunit 3 gives MKGEAVRHPGINLGDDHGEAHSAAETLVFGFWVFLMSDLILFGLMFATYVTMLTPNSFAGGPEPKDVFNLGSAFAQTILLLLSSLAMGFAGLALRYKHSVVRMNVWLLISLFLGIGFLALEINDFRDMIEMGAVPSRSGFLSAFFGLVPLHGLHVTAGCIWIVIMLVQLRVFGPNTVVKTRLLRLGLFWHFLDIVWIGIFSIVFLGGLA, from the coding sequence ATGAAAGGAGAGGCGGTAAGACACCCCGGCATTAACTTGGGTGATGATCATGGAGAGGCCCACAGCGCAGCGGAGACCCTCGTTTTTGGCTTCTGGGTGTTTCTGATGAGCGACCTGATTTTATTTGGGCTCATGTTTGCAACCTACGTGACCATGCTCACTCCAAACTCATTTGCCGGTGGACCGGAACCGAAGGATGTTTTCAACCTGGGTAGCGCGTTCGCCCAAACAATTTTGCTACTGCTAAGCAGTCTTGCTATGGGGTTCGCCGGGCTTGCCTTGCGGTACAAACACTCGGTAGTGAGGATGAACGTGTGGCTGCTGATTTCGCTTTTTCTCGGAATAGGTTTTCTTGCTCTCGAGATAAATGATTTCCGTGACATGATTGAGATGGGTGCGGTGCCTAGTCGTTCAGGTTTCCTGTCTGCGTTCTTCGGACTCGTTCCTCTTCACGGGTTACATGTGACGGCCGGGTGTATCTGGATTGTGATCATGCTGGTGCAATTACGTGTATTTGGTCCCAACACGGTCGTAAAGACAAGGCTCTTGCGGCTGGGGCTTTTCTGGCATTTTCTCGATATTGTATGGATTGGGATATTTTCGATCGTCTTTTTGGGAGGTCTTGCCTGA
- the cyoD gene encoding cytochrome o ubiquinol oxidase subunit IV, with product MDQDHRFEQALRQYIIGFVLALALTGVPFALVAWGKLPGSVTLLFVLLCGLTQMVVQFRYFLHIDFTQQKREDLLLILFSTLLLAIMAGGTIWIMTNLAHRMH from the coding sequence ATGGACCAAGATCATCGCTTCGAACAAGCACTCAGACAATATATCATTGGTTTTGTGCTGGCCCTTGCACTGACGGGTGTCCCCTTCGCGCTGGTTGCCTGGGGTAAACTGCCCGGTTCCGTCACTCTGCTTTTTGTATTACTTTGTGGCCTGACCCAGATGGTAGTGCAATTCAGGTATTTCCTGCATATAGATTTTACGCAGCAAAAGCGTGAAGACCTCTTGCTTATACTTTTTTCGACATTGCTTCTGGCGATAATGGCAGGGGGAACTATCTGGATAATGACCAACCTTGCCCACCGCATGCATTAA
- a CDS encoding NAD(P)/FAD-dependent oxidoreductase, whose translation MKIVIVGGGAGGLELATYLGNKLGRKGQADVILIDQNQTHLWKPLLHEVAAGSLDAEVDSLSYRAHAAAHGFVFKLGRFENVDKVNRRIALAQVMDEDGVEVLPPRSESYDQLVIAIGSSCNDFDTPGVAQYSQFLEQSQQAQKFHRQLVNYFVKLNRSLIDDPDKILSIVIVGGGATGVELSAELFNARQLFALYGLERVTPEHMRVTLLEAGPRLVPALAEEVSESVRAELIKLGADIRLDTRVAKAEKNAFVTASGEIIEADLMLWAAGVKVPDFVAEIEGLETNRINQILVGPTMQATTDDSIFVIGDCAGFELDDGHWVPPRAQSAHQMADVVGKNIIRGMKGKPLKNFTYRDHGSLVSLSQYTAIGVLMGNFGSGQSLNVRGWVARMAYISLYRLHQIALHGWFKASLLVVADKINHIVKPRLKLH comes from the coding sequence ATGAAGATAGTGATAGTTGGTGGTGGAGCGGGTGGACTTGAGTTGGCGACCTATCTGGGCAACAAGCTGGGCCGGAAAGGGCAGGCCGACGTTATATTGATCGATCAGAATCAGACGCATCTTTGGAAACCGCTGCTGCATGAGGTCGCTGCGGGCAGTCTCGACGCGGAAGTTGACTCATTAAGCTACCGCGCACATGCCGCGGCGCACGGCTTCGTCTTTAAGCTTGGACGTTTTGAAAACGTAGACAAGGTTAACCGCCGCATCGCGCTTGCACAGGTAATGGATGAAGACGGGGTTGAGGTGCTGCCTCCGCGGAGTGAGTCCTACGATCAACTGGTCATTGCTATCGGCAGTAGTTGTAATGATTTCGACACGCCCGGTGTGGCTCAGTACTCGCAGTTTTTAGAGCAATCCCAGCAGGCTCAGAAATTTCATCGGCAGCTGGTCAATTATTTCGTCAAGCTTAACCGAAGCCTGATTGATGATCCGGATAAAATCCTGAGTATTGTCATTGTAGGTGGAGGGGCTACTGGTGTTGAGTTGTCAGCCGAGCTGTTCAATGCCCGGCAGTTGTTCGCCCTCTACGGTCTGGAGCGAGTGACGCCGGAACATATGCGGGTGACCTTGTTAGAGGCAGGCCCAAGGTTGGTGCCTGCTCTGGCGGAGGAGGTATCTGAGAGCGTAAGAGCCGAATTGATAAAGCTGGGCGCTGATATCCGTCTGGATACCAGGGTAGCAAAAGCGGAGAAAAACGCCTTCGTTACTGCCAGTGGAGAGATTATAGAAGCCGATTTGATGCTTTGGGCGGCGGGTGTAAAAGTGCCGGACTTTGTTGCCGAAATTGAAGGGCTTGAGACGAATCGAATCAATCAGATACTGGTGGGACCAACGATGCAGGCCACCACGGACGACTCAATTTTTGTCATTGGCGACTGTGCCGGTTTCGAGCTCGATGATGGCCACTGGGTGCCGCCCCGAGCGCAATCGGCTCATCAAATGGCTGACGTGGTGGGCAAGAATATTATCAGGGGCATGAAAGGCAAGCCGCTGAAGAACTTTACGTATCGTGATCACGGGTCTCTGGTCTCGCTGAGTCAGTATACGGCTATAGGCGTATTAATGGGCAACTTCGGTAGCGGGCAAAGCCTGAATGTGCGTGGCTGGGTTGCGAGGATGGCCTATATATCGCTCTATCGACTGCATCAGATTGCGTTGCATGGGTGGTTTAAAGCGTCTCTGTTGGTCGTTGCCGATAAGATCAACCACATAGTGAAGCCGCGTTTAAAACTGCATTAG
- a CDS encoding DUF4124 domain-containing protein produces MKILITLPACCVALALSWAVQAEIYESTNAQGNPVFTDTPTAGAEKVDLPQENIADAVRMAPQPEPVDASATPVAALPEPTVRPEESENVAVIPNTRNEELERGVAADMPREVGDIPSEEEMQRREDAMSGQYIDENGNRVRVEHRGHAGGRR; encoded by the coding sequence ATGAAGATTTTGATAACACTCCCTGCGTGCTGTGTAGCGCTGGCATTGAGCTGGGCTGTGCAGGCAGAGATATATGAAAGCACTAACGCTCAGGGCAACCCGGTCTTTACCGATACGCCGACTGCAGGAGCTGAAAAAGTTGATCTACCACAGGAAAATATCGCTGACGCCGTAAGAATGGCTCCACAGCCTGAGCCCGTCGACGCATCAGCGACCCCTGTTGCTGCGCTCCCAGAGCCTACTGTAAGACCTGAGGAATCAGAGAATGTGGCTGTTATTCCAAATACGCGCAATGAAGAATTAGAAAGAGGTGTTGCGGCTGACATGCCTCGCGAAGTGGGTGACATTCCCAGCGAAGAAGAAATGCAACGGCGTGAGGACGCTATGAGCGGCCAATATATAGATGAAAATGGTAATAGAGTGCGTGTAGAACATCGCGGTCATGCAGGTGGGCGTCGCTAG
- a CDS encoding phosphatidylinositol-specific phospholipase C1-like protein, translating to MKRLRVWAGITGFCVLCAVLSGCSDSSDNGNSGIESSVAMNQVQYLGTHNSYKQLLRRDLFEILTSVVPDVARTLDYGHPPLAEQFTSQGIRQIELDVFYDPKGGLYSNRQALVLVGEEPASGIPALNEPGLKVLHVQEIDYETSCYTFVACLKEIRNWSNDNPGHLPILVLVEAKDAVIDDPLGLGFAIPLAFDAAALDAIDDEVLSVFSAESLITPDWVRGQRATLEEAILADGWPSLGQARGRVMFALDNGGATRDNYIEGHASLAGRVLFTDSEPGTPEAAFIKKNDPADYTAIQELVRLNYMVRARADADTDQARTGDTTRRDTALLSGAQWISTDYPVADTRFTDYKVSIPGGNIARCNPVNLPSDCQDSDL from the coding sequence ATGAAGCGTTTGAGGGTTTGGGCAGGAATTACAGGCTTCTGCGTACTGTGTGCTGTGCTAAGCGGTTGCAGTGATAGCAGTGATAACGGTAATAGTGGCATCGAATCCTCCGTAGCAATGAATCAGGTTCAATACCTGGGCACACACAATAGTTATAAGCAGTTACTGCGGCGAGACCTGTTTGAGATTCTTACCAGCGTCGTTCCAGATGTTGCGAGGACTTTGGACTACGGGCATCCGCCACTTGCAGAACAGTTTACGTCGCAAGGTATACGCCAAATTGAACTAGACGTTTTTTACGATCCGAAGGGAGGCCTCTATTCGAATCGGCAGGCGCTGGTTTTGGTGGGCGAAGAGCCGGCATCAGGTATTCCTGCACTGAATGAGCCTGGATTGAAGGTTCTGCATGTACAGGAAATCGACTACGAGACATCGTGCTATACCTTTGTAGCCTGTCTCAAGGAGATCAGGAACTGGTCAAACGATAACCCGGGTCATCTGCCCATACTGGTCTTGGTCGAGGCGAAAGATGCTGTGATTGACGACCCCCTTGGTCTTGGTTTCGCCATTCCTCTGGCATTCGATGCTGCCGCGCTTGACGCCATTGATGATGAGGTTTTGTCGGTTTTCAGTGCGGAGAGCCTTATTACCCCTGACTGGGTCAGGGGGCAGCGAGCGACCCTGGAAGAGGCGATTCTAGCCGATGGCTGGCCAAGCCTTGGTCAGGCCAGAGGTCGCGTCATGTTTGCACTAGACAACGGGGGTGCCACCAGAGATAACTATATTGAAGGTCACGCATCGCTGGCCGGACGAGTGTTGTTCACTGACTCCGAACCAGGTACGCCTGAGGCGGCTTTTATCAAGAAAAACGACCCTGCAGATTATACGGCGATTCAGGAACTGGTAAGGCTCAACTATATGGTGCGCGCGCGAGCGGACGCTGACACCGACCAAGCGCGCACCGGAGATACCACACGCAGGGACACGGCGCTGTTGTCAGGTGCGCAATGGATCAGCACCGATTACCCCGTGGCCGACACGCGCTTCACTGATTACAAGGTCAGTATTCCGGGAGGCAATATCGCTCGCTGCAATCCCGTGAATTTGCCCTCAGACTGTCAAGACTCGGACCTGTAA
- a CDS encoding CynX/NimT family MFS transporter, with protein MTNKADAIVSSKWPFDVRRMPFYYGWAIWLCSTVGILVSIPGQTMGMAVFTDHFIDAFGLSRTQLSLAYLVGTVGSSLFLTRAGRWYDRLGGRLMVALSSTLLGLMVVYIAVADSIAARFGGGVLVSFSAITVGYFGVRFLGQGVLTSASRNVLLVWFEKRRGLVTSARGTFVSFGFAIAPLVLAWMIANGGWREALWELALICLFFAAIALLLLRDNPASCGVLIDGHSDDNPPPKTVFKASATLAEARRTPVFWLATLGLSMHSLFATAVTFHIVSIFAEAGRSQTEAFAYFLPVAVVSTMSNLLCGWLADTRSLKPFMVTMLASFLIGAVGLLNLAQDWGYVLLAAGFGFGGGLWSVTSNLAFIRNFGPLHLGEITGLCTSIMVFASAIGPALFSVGLDLYGSYAAAQWLCIALLVGLLAFSFLVDQEKPEHRR; from the coding sequence ATGACAAATAAAGCCGACGCTATCGTCTCCTCCAAATGGCCCTTTGATGTACGCCGCATGCCTTTTTACTACGGCTGGGCCATTTGGCTATGCAGCACTGTAGGTATCCTTGTCTCGATACCCGGTCAAACTATGGGCATGGCTGTTTTCACGGACCACTTCATTGACGCATTTGGACTGAGCCGTACGCAGCTGTCACTGGCCTACCTCGTCGGTACGGTGGGGTCATCCCTTTTCCTGACGCGCGCTGGGCGTTGGTACGACCGGCTAGGGGGCCGTTTGATGGTGGCGCTGTCCAGCACTCTGCTGGGCTTAATGGTCGTCTATATCGCAGTCGCAGACTCTATCGCCGCCCGTTTCGGCGGTGGCGTACTGGTTAGTTTTTCGGCGATCACCGTGGGCTATTTCGGTGTGCGCTTTCTCGGACAGGGCGTACTGACCTCTGCCTCGCGCAATGTACTATTGGTCTGGTTTGAGAAGCGGCGGGGACTTGTGACTAGTGCCAGGGGCACGTTTGTGAGCTTCGGCTTTGCGATCGCGCCGCTAGTGCTTGCGTGGATGATTGCCAATGGCGGCTGGCGAGAGGCTCTCTGGGAATTGGCGCTGATTTGCCTTTTCTTCGCCGCGATTGCGTTACTGCTGCTGCGGGACAACCCTGCATCCTGCGGTGTGCTGATAGACGGCCACAGCGATGATAATCCGCCGCCAAAAACCGTATTTAAGGCTAGTGCGACATTGGCTGAGGCACGGCGGACCCCGGTATTCTGGCTGGCGACGCTCGGCCTGAGTATGCACTCCTTGTTCGCAACCGCCGTTACTTTTCACATAGTCTCAATTTTCGCTGAAGCCGGTCGAAGTCAGACAGAGGCCTTCGCCTACTTCCTCCCCGTGGCGGTGGTGTCCACCATGAGCAACCTTCTTTGCGGTTGGCTCGCCGACACCCGCTCGCTAAAACCTTTTATGGTCACCATGCTGGCCAGTTTTCTCATCGGGGCTGTGGGCCTGCTTAACCTTGCGCAGGACTGGGGCTACGTGCTGTTGGCGGCCGGGTTTGGCTTTGGAGGAGGCCTGTGGTCTGTGACCTCCAATCTTGCCTTTATTCGCAATTTTGGACCATTGCACCTCGGCGAGATCACCGGCCTGTGTACCTCTATCATGGTTTTTGCCAGTGCTATTGGCCCTGCGCTATTCAGCGTCGGCCTGGACTTGTACGGCAGCTATGCCGCTGCACAATGGCTGTGCATTGCGCTTCTAGTGGGATTACTCGCGTTTTCCTTCTTGGTCGATCAAGAAAAACCTGAACACCGCCGCTAG
- a CDS encoding sulfatase-like hydrolase/transferase: protein MILRVVKILWEISLLMVLFGLGACDVNPGTESRFAVPADMAQTTEEQDDQQPRYNILLILADDLGYDHYGFAGHPVVKTPSIDALSNRSIRFPAAYVSSVCRPTFATLLTGLPEHRHGTTYIGGPQLGDFLTIADRLTTVGYRSFQAGKFWEGPQARHGFTDSAPLGGATGNKKIGRVTIEPVVRFMHDTSAPWFVWFSPHMPHSPHNAPDRHKASYRDAELDDATLDYFAMISWFDEVVGELLREVDEDTVILYMADNGFVQSDWPEVPEEKSKGSSYERGIRTQLLIYHPEYEAVVRTELSQAVDVTATILAIAGADYSGLPGRDLLVPYSAEEPAFGSRSSIFATDGRESVLEERWIRVGDWKLVDIENSDSDRLHNLSLDPDEKSNYIVRPEHASILAQLRLELEKKWRE from the coding sequence ATGATTTTGCGTGTAGTGAAAATCTTATGGGAAATATCTCTCCTGATGGTGCTGTTCGGGCTTGGTGCATGTGACGTCAATCCTGGTACCGAGAGTAGATTTGCTGTCCCGGCCGACATGGCTCAGACAACGGAGGAGCAAGATGATCAGCAGCCGCGATACAATATCCTGCTAATTTTGGCTGACGATCTGGGCTATGACCATTACGGTTTTGCGGGCCACCCGGTCGTGAAAACTCCTTCAATCGATGCGCTGTCGAACAGGTCGATTCGCTTTCCCGCCGCTTATGTATCCAGCGTCTGCCGTCCGACGTTTGCGACCCTGCTTACGGGCTTGCCAGAGCACCGACATGGAACTACCTATATCGGTGGGCCACAGTTGGGTGATTTTCTCACTATCGCTGATCGTCTCACCACAGTGGGTTATCGAAGCTTTCAGGCGGGTAAGTTTTGGGAGGGGCCGCAGGCCCGTCATGGATTTACGGACAGCGCGCCGCTAGGGGGGGCCACCGGAAACAAAAAAATTGGGCGGGTCACGATCGAACCCGTGGTTAGGTTTATGCATGATACCAGTGCGCCTTGGTTTGTCTGGTTTAGCCCACATATGCCGCACTCCCCGCACAACGCGCCAGACAGGCATAAAGCCTCTTATCGCGATGCTGAGTTGGATGACGCTACTTTAGATTACTTTGCGATGATCTCATGGTTTGACGAGGTGGTCGGGGAGCTGCTTCGAGAAGTCGACGAAGATACAGTGATTTTATATATGGCGGATAATGGTTTTGTACAGTCGGATTGGCCGGAGGTGCCAGAGGAAAAGAGTAAGGGGTCGTCTTATGAGCGCGGTATCAGAACCCAGCTTCTCATATATCATCCAGAATACGAGGCTGTTGTGAGAACAGAGCTATCGCAGGCGGTGGACGTCACCGCTACAATTTTGGCAATAGCCGGTGCAGATTATTCAGGTTTACCTGGAAGGGATCTCCTTGTGCCATACTCGGCAGAGGAGCCTGCCTTCGGCAGTCGTTCGTCAATATTTGCAACAGATGGAAGAGAGAGCGTTCTGGAGGAAAGGTGGATACGCGTCGGCGACTGGAAGCTGGTTGATATCGAAAATAGTGACAGCGATCGACTACATAATCTCAGTCTCGATCCCGATGAAAAATCGAATTATATCGTCAGGCCAGAACATGCATCTATATTGGCTCAACTACGATTAGAGCTCGAAAAAAAATGGAGGGAGTAG
- a CDS encoding SRPBCC domain-containing protein, translating into MKLKLLLPIILVAALLFEILHFLGSARVAPLYTIHTSIALPANLPDSWNVLTDFAEYPNWNPYLTRVEGRFLVGEKVFFTLVDKNFADPLNLSATLGEVSPNKRFFWTGRAGIQGLFDTKHVFELVSSNEGASVLHHYEEFRGLIPAILPDRERRSANTRAAFERMNHALYLQLKDPDS; encoded by the coding sequence GTGAAACTCAAGCTCTTACTGCCCATTATTCTCGTTGCCGCGCTCCTGTTTGAGATATTGCATTTTTTGGGGTCGGCTCGTGTTGCGCCGTTGTATACCATCCATACGAGCATAGCTTTGCCAGCTAATCTACCAGACAGCTGGAACGTGCTGACAGATTTCGCGGAGTATCCAAATTGGAACCCCTACCTGACTCGAGTCGAAGGACGTTTTTTAGTTGGCGAAAAAGTGTTCTTTACGCTGGTCGATAAAAATTTCGCTGATCCGTTGAATCTCAGTGCTACGCTTGGCGAGGTTTCACCCAATAAGCGTTTTTTTTGGACAGGCCGGGCGGGTATACAGGGCCTCTTTGATACCAAACATGTTTTCGAATTGGTTTCTTCAAATGAGGGTGCCAGCGTGCTCCATCATTATGAGGAGTTTAGAGGTCTCATCCCGGCGATATTGCCCGACAGGGAAAGGCGCTCTGCAAATACGCGAGCAGCGTTCGAGCGCATGAATCATGCGCTGTATCTGCAATTAAAGGATCCTGACAGCTAG
- a CDS encoding zf-TFIIB domain-containing protein, translated as MSLFAPKCDRCGQKTRNEEQGKPVCDACVTEMALILDATEENARHCPVDNSVMQKEIAHMVLIDRCPSCHGVWLDGGELDKLRDDLQADAMLAMTRSFTMGMS; from the coding sequence ATGTCTTTATTCGCACCTAAATGTGACCGCTGCGGTCAAAAAACAAGGAACGAAGAACAGGGTAAGCCTGTCTGTGACGCCTGCGTTACTGAAATGGCGCTTATTCTCGATGCCACTGAGGAAAATGCTCGCCATTGCCCGGTAGACAATTCAGTGATGCAAAAAGAAATTGCGCATATGGTGCTGATAGACCGTTGTCCGAGTTGTCATGGCGTATGGCTTGACGGAGGTGAACTGGACAAGTTGCGAGATGACCTTCAGGCCGACGCAATGCTGGCGATGACTCGAAGCTTTACCATGGGTATGTCCTAG
- a CDS encoding transporter substrate-binding protein, whose translation MFNAIHIIYSLMRYLFLVTCLIFCLACQEAVPPARSFDGEVLVGLLHSRTGTLSISENTVAEAELLAISEINMAGGLMIDNKRLRIVAVEEDGESDWPTFAQKAEKLIDVSKVEVIFGGWSSSSRKAMLPVIESREHLLFYPLQYEGEECSDYVFYAGATPNQQAGPAIDWLLQNRGDRFFLVGSDYVYPHTVNRIISRQVLRAGGTIVAERYVPLGDQNLTETVQAIKTALPEGGVIINTINGDSNVAFFQEASALGVTPEHNYTVMSFSVSEEEVNAIGAHYLEGSLATWNFFQAIETPASKSFTSNFKAMHGVHRVTNDPAEAAYTMVHLWAQAAARAGSTSPDRVREKLIGTTFDAPHGRVEVAKNHHLRKRAYIGEVQSDGQFSVVFDAGVIEPRTWSQLLPANEGYRCDWTQSRPDAARFYSDEQDVGP comes from the coding sequence ATGTTCAATGCTATCCACATTATTTACAGCCTTATGCGTTATCTGTTTCTCGTTACGTGCTTGATATTTTGCTTGGCCTGCCAAGAAGCTGTGCCTCCTGCGCGCAGCTTCGATGGCGAGGTTCTTGTTGGCCTGTTGCACTCTCGCACTGGCACGCTTTCTATTTCTGAGAATACGGTAGCAGAAGCTGAGTTGCTGGCGATCAGTGAAATCAATATGGCTGGCGGTCTGATGATAGACAACAAACGCCTGCGCATTGTTGCCGTAGAAGAGGATGGTGAGTCCGATTGGCCCACGTTCGCTCAAAAAGCTGAAAAACTTATCGATGTGAGCAAGGTTGAGGTGATCTTCGGCGGCTGGAGCTCAAGTAGCCGCAAAGCAATGCTACCTGTTATCGAATCCCGTGAACACTTGCTATTTTACCCCCTGCAATACGAGGGAGAAGAGTGCTCCGATTATGTATTTTACGCGGGAGCAACGCCCAATCAGCAGGCCGGCCCCGCCATAGACTGGCTGCTGCAAAATAGAGGTGATCGTTTTTTTCTGGTCGGCTCCGATTATGTTTATCCGCATACTGTTAATAGAATTATCTCTCGACAGGTGTTGCGGGCAGGGGGAACCATTGTGGCGGAGCGCTATGTGCCATTGGGCGATCAAAACCTGACGGAAACAGTCCAGGCAATAAAAACAGCTCTTCCCGAGGGAGGCGTCATCATTAATACGATAAATGGCGACTCCAACGTAGCATTTTTCCAAGAAGCATCTGCACTGGGAGTGACACCGGAGCACAATTATACGGTAATGAGCTTCTCCGTATCTGAAGAAGAAGTGAACGCGATTGGAGCTCACTACCTCGAGGGGTCTCTTGCCACCTGGAATTTTTTCCAAGCGATAGAGACTCCGGCTTCCAAGTCGTTTACGAGTAATTTCAAAGCGATGCATGGAGTGCATAGAGTTACAAATGACCCCGCCGAGGCTGCCTATACGATGGTTCACTTATGGGCTCAGGCGGCGGCAAGGGCGGGGAGCACGTCTCCCGATCGTGTCCGAGAAAAACTTATCGGTACGACCTTCGATGCTCCCCATGGTCGCGTTGAGGTAGCAAAGAATCATCATTTACGTAAGCGCGCTTACATTGGTGAAGTGCAGTCGGACGGTCAATTCAGCGTTGTGTTCGATGCTGGAGTGATCGAACCGAGGACCTGGTCGCAACTCCTGCCTGCAAACGAGGGCTACCGCTGTGATTGGACGCAATCCAGACCTGATGCTGCGCGTTTCTATAGCGATGAACAGGATGTAGGCCCTTGA